The Accipiter gentilis chromosome 29, bAccGen1.1, whole genome shotgun sequence genome segment GTATCAGAAATTTAACATAGTTCTTCATGTgttaaattttttgttgtttcaaaagTATCAGGCTTTTGCTTCTTAATATTACAAATAAATAGGTTGTAATGTGACTTACTTCAAAAGATGATTTTACAGTACAAAATATCTATCTATGTATATATGAAATTACCAAATAGGGTGGAGTTAGTCTTCATGGGTTCCAAGAAGAAACATTATTTATATGTACAGGTTTTATGTATACGTTTCTGCTAAAAGGACAAGTTTTAGTAATGTATACCTAAATATCACTTATTCACATGCATTTTTGTATAACAGGAGTTTAGGATTAGATGTGATTTACCAAAAAGGTTTGATTTCAGCTTCAACTGTGATTAACAACCGTCATAGTTGATTTTACTAGGCACACTTGGATTTTTGTATGGACTTAAACCATAAAAGATAGTATCTTGAGCATAGCATTTTGTGAAGAAGTCTGTTGTATGAAAATATGTTTAGGAATACAGGTAATATTTACAAGTACTCTTCCTCTCTCCAGACTTTTATTGCCATATTTATGTTTACAAGCAGAACTGTTTTTAGACAGAAAAatcataaacatttctttttttctacaaaatttcCCTTTAGTGTGTGAACAAGACTcatcttttaaacattttctgttgtgtaAAGATGTGGGGATTTTGGGCGGGGGTGCAGGTTGTGGACCAGGATAcctagaaattattttcactgcagaaatggagaaatggCATTGACTGTGACTCAGTGTCCAGATAGCTGTTATCTGGAGTTGCTAAGTGTGGATTTGAAGGCATttataaataattcattttgatAATTTGATTACTCTTTGTTGTAGTTCTGCCTTTGACACAAAAACCGGGTTGCGTGTGGCTGTAAAGAAGCTGTCCCGACCATTTCAGTCTATCATCCATGCCAAAAGGACCTACAGAGAGCTACGGCTACTTAAGCACATGAAGCACGAAAATGTAAGTTGAAGTAGATGATATGAAAAGTTGGTCTAAAGTTGGACTATCCAGTGAGCATCCATCATGATTGCATTTAAGGATCTTGTTGCATACATTTTTTCTGATACTAAATACAAAGCTTGCTGTAGTCCAAGGGATTATGATTGTAGAAAAGCATGCagataaaaccccaaaactgacATAACCAAACTGACGTAaccaattttgtattttaaaaaatcgtAATATTTCCTAGAATAATCTAGAAATTACTGCTTAGCAGGTTCATGCTGTGTTAAGAATTAAGAACACAGGTGATGTTGCTTACATTCTCTTGCTAGCTTGCTGTAGTAAGCTGTAGTTTTTGTTAtgttaagaatttattttaaaaaataaaatatcaaagtTTGTTTTTAGTGTCTTGTGGAGGGTTTTtcgtatttgtttgttttggtttgcctGTGTCAGAAGGGTGTGGAGTAGATGTTAACTAGATTCCTGTAGgtaaaatggagaggaaaaaagggggtGGTGAGGGGGTGGAAATCGGATGGCTTTTTATATAAGCCATCCACTTAatcaacagagaaacaaaataggATGTGACAAATGTTATgttcaactattttttttatataacctCCATTTTGTATAGAAAACAGTTGGTTGACCAGTTCTGGGTGTTTGTGGCATTAACACATCAACATATTTATACTGCGTGCTGTTTGGAGCAGAAATTATGCAACGGAGCAAAAAGTCTCATAACCTGCCCTCTGTAGAGCTGTCAGAATGTCAAGAGGAAAGGAAGGCTCTTGATTTCTTTTGTCCAGGCAAACTCTAGCTTAGCAGAAGGGAAATACTGTTTTGGAAGTGAGCTGGGCAAACCTAGCACAAAAAGCCAAACAAGCGTAATTTTGTTGGAAGGTTCTCCTTGGATGGTCTGTTCAGAACTTCTTCTATTGTGGCAGTGGTGGTTGTGTGTTGTGGCTTCTAGCCACCGCAGTCAGTTTCTGATATCCCGTAAATCTTGATGTTTTTAGTGTGGCTAACATAATTGGATCTTTTGATGCATATATGTACTATTGTCAAAAATTCTTCCTCAGTGCCTCTGTATGATACCATTGTCTCAACAGTAGAGGAGCTAGCATTTGATCCTGCTTAATATCCATCCCCTGGAGTTTTTTCTGGACCTTCTCTCATAGCTGAGATATTCTCCAAACAGAAAAGCTTTGAATATCTGttacacaccacccccccccacccccccaaaatcagTATATCGATCCATTTTGTCTAAGCTAATAAGGTTAAACAATGAAAATTAGATTGTAAGTGGTGCTGCAACAGTTTTGTGTCTGgcattcataaatatttttggatTAGTATTGCAAAGAGCCTATGTAGCTTTAAGAGTAAAAGGAAGTTGTTTATATATAGAAGTATTTATTATCAGTTTATCGTACCGTCATCTATCTGTGGGAAGTTTATCTAGGTTGTGGTTTAAAAATCCTGCAGATGCAGAGATGTTCAGAGCCAGTTCAGGCAGGCTTATTAGTGCTAGTGTCTTGACTATTCAGATCTCAGTTCAGAAGTAGAACGCTTGGTTTTACGTGGCACAGAACACACCCGCAAATCTGGAAGGTATGGCGGTTTAAGGGGCTTGAGCATAGCATGGTTTTCTATATCCTGTATCTAGTCTGGTTCATTATGATCTTGAGCAAATAAATGGACCTGCAGAGCACTCAAGTGTGTCTGCGTTATATTTTCAAGTTCCAGGAGGCCTTGTTAGCTTGAATAAAGCACAGTGCTGAGCAGATGGGAGAGCAAATGGGTTTGTTGTCATATGAAGAAATTAATAAGCTCTGTGACATCCTAAAATGCTGGGAGGGGAAAGCAAAAGGTTAGGAGTTGGATTCTGAATCTGCTGGTGTTCACACTTCCTTAGAAGTGAGTCGGTGATGTGCTGCAGAATAACTGTATTTAGTGTTTGTGAAACTCGATGACTGATATGGATGGTTTGATACTGTGCTTTGCAGTGTAGCAAGATAAAagtgataaatgaaaaaaaaatgaagtctatGTAGCAAAGTCAGTTTTTGCCTCTCCATGCTAAACTGGGTGGATAATGttgaatttttctgtaaaaactgtTACGGAAGAGTTCACcagagaaagaaactgtaagCATGAGAATTATTATGCAGGATGAATGTTACAGTTTGAAGATGTCACCTCTCTAGACTTGGATTTGCTGTGATGTATATCAAGAGAGGCAGGaaagtgttttttctcttcagtttcctCAATAAAATGTTACCTATAATGTATAATATAGATTAGACAGAAGCTTTTACTTCCTACCAACTTGCTCTCTTCCAAAAACATAGTCTAGGCTCCCCAAAGATTTTGGCTTTAATTCTCTGCTTAAAGGTTACTTAAATGACTGTGACATCCTTGACAAGTGTAAACAATAGGATAAAAAGGATGGCGTGAAGGGGAACGCGGGAATCAAACTCTTGGTTTTGTATGCACGCTTGAACCATTACTGAAGTTGCTGAAATGTGCGTGATACTTGTGTATCTAAGATAAGTGAGATGCTGACTTAAAAAGGGAAGAGGAGGTTTTTGGAGCTAGATGAAGAGAACTAGTCTATTTATCtcatatattaataaaataaaatattatttgctattgagagaggaaaataaagtttaaaagcacatttcagtgaaaaacagaataaactttATTgaccagatttattatttttttttaatgctgtaaacgACCTAGAAGGTAATTATGGGATAAGGTATAGTTGTTCTTTGCCACAAAGTAACACATGCATGTCCTTTTGCTCTCTACTGATAGAACACTTTAGCTGTAAAATGAAAGGTGGAGTAGCTGCTCTTTCGGTAGAAAATACAAATGACAGTGGGAAGCTGTCAGTTGTTTGTGAAAATTGGGTCGTAAATACATTGCACTGTTTTCCTGACTTATTTTCTAGTATAGTTATTATTATTCATTGCTCAAAGATCCTCAAATTTTTCTAGCCATTACTCAGTACAAGTGAAACAAATAATAGTCTCCCAATTTTTCTGATTTTAGTATGTAAGCAGCAGTATAACTAAGAATTGAGCAGGAAGCAAACAATTTTGTCTGGtggttgtttatttgtttctgtcaTCTATTTATTTCCTGAACAAGCTTTAGTTGGTTTTTGAAATAAGGTTTTCTAAACCAGTGTTTACACCTGCCTTTTGTTGTGGCTCCCACTTGATGCTGTAAGTGGATGGCTGGTGTGAAAAGACAGCTgtatatttttaacctttttttttttttaaacacaagaatGGAACATTTGTTTCTGATCTTGTATCAATACTAATTTGTCTACATCTGAATGATTCATGTAGTTGGAAATGAAACAGCTACTGGAATGAGTACTTTCTATTCCACAAAGGATCTTAGTAACTGTATCATGTTATACTATGAATGTATTTCACAGCTTTTTCACTTTACCATTTTCTTTCTAGGTGATTGGCTTGTTGGATGTGTTCACCCCTGCCAAGTCACTAGAAGAATTCAATGATGTGTAGGTAACTTCTCTGAAGACTGCAACAAAACATCTTTTGTATCTTCCTTACATCTCCCAGATGATTATAGAAATATTTGCCACCTTAATTTGTCTGCCATCATTCTCAAACAATTCTGAGTTCCAACACACAAGATAGTAGGACATCCTAAACTACTGGACTCTTCAAACTTGTTCACTTGTGTTTTCTTGACCAGTGCTGTAGGAACCAGTGTACTAATCTGCTATGTTATTTAAAGTGTTGTGATCTATATTTCATTCAGCAACACGCTTTGGGACAGTCAGCCCTGCTACTCGAGCTTCATAGAGAATTTTTATCCTAATCCTGTTGAAGGGATTGCTTCATAGCCTGTGTGTTTCCTTTTGTTCATAGGTACTTGGTGACACACCTTATGGGAGCAGATCTGAACAACATTGTGAAATGCCAGAAACTCACTGATGACCATGTGCAGTTCCTCATATACCAGATTCTTCGGGGCCTGAAGGTACTTGCACCTGTCCTACCTGAACGTTGATAGCTCATCAGCGGGAGGTGGAAGTTCTTGATGAATGTCATATCCTCAGAGATTCATATGAGTACATAGTGGGACTTCTGTAACTTCCCTAACATATCATAGGATAAccttttattattgttctttCACTTCATACCTCTTTAGAGCTCTGTATCAGTAAAGTTATGTATCATTTAAGAAGATATTTTCATACATTCCTATGGGCCGAGTCTGGAAAATTACAAACTATGCTGCTGTCTAATCTACTCTGGCTATGAATCttgcatttcttcagttttgtttacTTGTGGTGTTCCACTTGTGGTGGCAGTGCTCCTCAGTGTTCCTAAGGATAGACAAAGTGAAACACCTGCCTACCTGAAACCCATAGACACACACGTGGTTCCTTCTGCAGAAAAGCTATAGCATTTAAATTGTGTGGGATGGGATAGGGCAGTAATGTCTAGTGAAGAAATGAGAAGGAGGCTACTTGGACTGTTATGTAAAATTTGTCATCTTGCCTTACAGTACATTCATTCAGCTGACATAATACACAGGGTGAGTATTTATCCTAAGATTGCTTCCTGTACTGAACCAATGTCTTTAAAAAACGTAGCACAGAATATTACAATGCAGCACCTCTAGAAACCAGAAGAAATTTTGCGAGAATTATTTTGGTTAAACAGTCAAAAGGTTAAACATGGGAAGTGCTTGTCAAGATCCTTAGTTTCTGTTCCTGTCTATATGTGGCTTGTGTCTTTGTGAAATAGGTTCTCTATTTATTAAATATACATCTACAGCACTGGTGTTGCACTAAGCCTTTATGCATTTTTGCTTATTTGTGACACCTCTGAGGACCACAGAAGAGATCGTTGACTCTGggataaaataattttcctgagtATGGAGAGTTGATATTTACAGccagttaaaatatattttctgtctgcatttacattttttatctGTTAGACTTGTGAAACAACATATATACCACTCTTAATgctgatgtttaattttttaggATTTAAAACCTAGTAACCTAGCTGTAAATGAAGACTGCGAGCTGAAGGTAATGCAATCAGAAGGTCTGGTTGGTTTGACTGTGATTTGAGGGAATGCCTTGTGGATGTCCCTTGGAATTAAAGGGACAAAATAATTCCTTATGGAAATACTTTTGTGGCCCAAAATAATAATGTCCTTCCCATCTGTAAGAGGCTGTAAGgatgttttttctgtatctgttccTGTGTTTTTAATGAATCATCATGAAAGTGAGGAGTTAACAGCTTTAGTTTGGGCTTAGTTGCTTTAGAGACAAGATATCCAAATGTAATTCTGATTATTGAGTCCTACCCTGTTCTAGGGTAGTTTCTTTTAACAAGTTGTGAAATTTAGTTTCATAATCTACTTTTGCAGTTGCACCACCTGTCCTCCACCCAATCCAATAACTACCTAGTTATTTGCTCTAACTAGTTTGCATTATTGTACTGCAGTAGTTTGTGGAtgtcttttctcttctgtagaTCCTGGATTTTGGCTTGGCCCGACACACAGATGATGAGATGACCGGGTATGTGGCTACCCGGTGGTACAGGGCTCCTGAGATCATGCTGAACTGGATGCATTACAACCAGACAGGTAATGCATTTAACTAACACAAGGCTTTTCAGTTCCtgaattgtggaaaaaaaagaggttgtcCTTTTTACGTGCTCCTTTCCATTTGATCGAATAAGGTGGCAGTCATGATAATTATGCTTCAGTAAGGGTGATTGAAAGAAGGAAGGCATAGTACTAGTATTTGAACCGCAGTCTACCAGCTGTAAGTTAAGAATTGTTATGATAGCATTCACAAGACTTCTTTAAACTCAAACCTTTGAAATTGCAATCAGCAAAATATTGTCAGCACTTACCCCCTATTTTTCCTAGCacagtgttttttaaagtaagtGAATGGTATGTATCTGGATGAGGAGAAGGTGTGTTTCTAGGAAGCTGCTGGGAATATGCTGAAAAATGCCTGGAGTTAATGGTGTGAAGAAATGCTAGAAAGTATATAAAtcccccttcctttcctcccttcttaGCCACTTCTTCACAGTTTTGTCTTCCTTACAGTTTGCAGTTATCTTCTCAGCAAAACGCCGTGCTTCCCTACAATATTTCCAGATCAggcacagagaagaaaagcaaatgctgagAATAGTTCTTGTACACGAGAGCATATGGATCAAAGAGAATAATGTGCCACTCTGATTTCCTACTTCACTACTTGTTCTTTTCCTCTTGCATGTATATGGACTTGTATCTGTAGTATAATAGTTGGTGGTTGGCTGGGTAGAATTATGTAAGGCCATATGCAAATTCATTCCTCAGAGTTGTCTTGATCAGGTTTCTTCCTCTTTGACTGTGTAGATTCCTCCCCAGCTTTTTGGTGTTCAATGTATGTTATGCTCTGGAAGGAGAATTTGCCTGATCTAGTATTCTGTTATTTAGACAAGTCTCAGATGATGTAGTTACTGAACAGTTTCAGTTAGCTTGCAGCTTATCTCAGATTGTTTCAACGCCATAAGACTATTTAAGGATAAAGTTGTTTGTACTTGTTGGATAGGGTGGTTCTATTGAGACTGTATTCTTCTGCATTacgttgttttgttttttattttattttgttcagttGATATTTGGTCAGTGGGATGCATTATGGCTGAACTGTTGACTGGAAGAACGTTGTTCCCTGGTACAGACCGTATCCTTTAaaagtaatacatttttttttgaaatggaagTTAGAGATCTTCACTTTCACATACTTTACAAGAAAAGAGGTTCTGGGTttggttgtggggggtttttgtttgtttatttttaagttaatgGCTTCTTTTACTCACAGTACGATGAGGTGAGTTATTGATTTTGCTGCATGTGAACCAGTCACAATGTGCAAGGCagcaaatctatttctttttattgtctaTTAGCATCACTAGAATTACTCACATGTTTGTTTCTGGGAGTTACTTTCCTTTAAGTTTATTTAAATTCATTGCTCTTTGAGTTTGTAGAAAATAACTGCATGGAGTAGGCTGTCTGCTAAGAATCCTCTCACGCTTCAGGTTTCTAGCAAATGTGAAGCATCACTTCTGGCCTCTCTTCTGTATCCTGGTGGTATGCTGTGAAAGCAGTGGGTTTGCAGATTCTTTAGTGCCAAGGATCTCACTCCAAATTGCTCTGAAATGTTTAGGTTCCGCTTCCATGCTTGAGTGTAAACAGATTGTGAGCCTCCTTTCCCTGTGTGCTTGTATTGATGTGAAAAATCAAACTTGAATAATatctttttcaaaattacttttttgctgCACCAGAGTGGGCTGGGTAGGACACTTTGGCAAATTTATGAGAGCGCACTTCGTGAGAATTGGACATGATTTTCCCCAGGAAATTAGTACTGAGACTTCATGCAAATTGTTATACTTGCAGCTTTTGTTCATTCAGCCACACAGCATATAGGGGTAATTTACTATTGTTAAGATTTTTCATTGCCTAGAAGTTGGACTTTATTTGCCAGAGAAAATTACATTGCCCACATTttaccaaattttattttttcaaccacagtctgtttattttaataacttatattaatttattagtatttttattgttaattcAAATATGTTAgcatttgatttaaaagaaaactagtGTTGGAAGTGCTGGCCTTCTGTGTACTATGTTACTTCTGGAAAGCATCTACATTCTAGAACTCTTTGGCAGGGGGAAGGCTTTCATTCCGGTTTTGACACAGTTTCATCTCCCTTTTCAATGTACTTTAACTTTACccgttttttgtctttttctgcccGTCTCCATCTCGTAATCTCTCTCCAAATTTGTTGAACTTGCTATATGTTACTCTTTAGTCATCTCTGCCGTATTTTTCTGTTGTCAGGGTCAGAAGCAGAACTAACAGGGAAGTGGCTTAGAAGCTAGAAAAAAGTTGCCATATTTCTATTGGCTGATTTAGCACATATAATTTGGTTGGGGCAGATTTTGTTTGTTCTgtcaagaaaaaatgagaaatcaaTAATTGTTGATTCAAAAAAGCAAAAGTCTTTAAGCCGTTGCCACTGTTTAACCCTAATAACACTTTAGATTTTAAAAACCTTGATACTTGCACATAAAATATTTACTAATAGGATTTGCGATATGTAAGAAATGCTTCACCATGTGTTCTTTATGAATTGAACAAAACAGTTACCTTCCAAGCCTGAGAAGATTTTTCTCCGACTGTGTTCTTGGCTGTGAATTATAGCAAATATCTGCAATGCAAAATAAAGTTTACCCTTAGGATCTAAATTGTTTGCTTTGTCATATCAAGATACTTTACTAATTTATATCTCCTAGCAGATGCTTGTGATTCTTTACCTTAAGTGCttgatttcttttgcaaatgaCAGTAACACTTTTgaattaaatgctttttctgttctgaattgGTTAGATTTTAAGACGAATAAGGCCCAATCCTTTCCCATTATAGATAAAACTTTGTAGTACTATAGTTCTTAGagtttgtgtgggtgtgtgtttcCCCACTTTAAGTAACGTATATGCTGTTTGATCATGAGGTTAGAACTATAAGGGGAGCAGGGTTGGTTATTAATCTTGTTTGTGCATCTAACGCTTATCTGAGGATTTAGAAAGGCACCAAGCTGTCAGCTTTCACTACAGTTTTGCTGACATCTAAAGACAGCAAGCAGAATTAAGATAACAATGGGTTCTAGCTTCTTCCTGTCTTGGAAGGCTCTTTGAAATCTTTATATATGCATGATTTTTGGAGAAAGTTTTAGGAATTTTCCAGATGCAGATCCTGTTGGTTACTTCTGAGCTCTTGATAATTTCTTTGTACCCACAGATCTGCTGAGGCCTGTGTTCCTCCTGCAGTGTCACTATGCAATTGCTGACTTACTGACTTTGCAATTAATATGAACATGCTTCATTCAAGGTATATTTGCCATGCTTTTAGTAGCCGAGGATATAGTATATCCAAATCCACTGCCGTTCTAGGGAATTCACTTTGCAGTTGGAGGCAACGTGACTATTTCTGTGTGTTCAGGAAGCTGGAAACTGTTCCTGTTTGGCAACTGAAAATTTGACActcttcctgctttttgatctcaATATATTAATCTTCTCAACTGTATAGCTTcacatttccaaaatgaaatagaTAGTGACAGAATAGGTAATGCCTCCTGTTCAGATGATTCTCTTGTTTGAAATATTGGTCCCTTTCACCAAGGATTTAGCAGAAATGGTGTGATGTTATTTACGGTCCATCAGGTATTTTCTTTATATGGCCTGGAGATGCATATATTATTACTTGTAAGGGGCTTCAGTACAGCCAAGCTGTACAGTTAATTTAATCTGGTAAGTAACAAAGTTGTATTCTGGGATTATGATTATGCCACTGATAAACTAATGCTGAATTTAGTTTTAAGTTCTGAAGGACCTAATCCATAGAGATTCTGAACATGGCTTGTCATTGACTTAAAGCAAGAATTGTAGgtgctcttaggaaaaaaaactgtGCTCAATATGGGCTTAGCTCTGCAGGATTGTTACAGTATTCCTAACTTAAAACTGAGTGTAAGCTAATTGAATTGTTCCTATTGCAATTTATGGGTGGAAATATTTGGATAAAAGTGGATTTCTAATGTAAAATCCCTGCCAGGAGGTGAAGGGGAGCAAGATTGTGGGGAAAGACTAgtcagagacaaaaaaattgaGGTAATGAAAACCAGAGTCCTTTGGGCTTTTAATGTGAGGCATAGCTAGGGGCTTTCTTTTTATCATATCTGTCTTATGCCAAGATCAGTTTCTGTTAAACATGTATATTCTTAATTTTGTTACAGTTCTTGTAATGTGAGTGATTCATACAAATAAGTAGGAAAGTTGACTAAGTTTGACAATTTGACTTTCGTAAAATGATATAAAGTACAAATAAGAATATCTTGAATGTTTTGTACTAGTTTagccagttttctttttctatatgtTTTAAGCTGACTATTTTCTTTAAACTCTGAAgagtatttttattactgtttttattcAGTAGTATGAGACTTCCATGATAACTAACCAGTCTGAAATTACATATTCTTCTGATACATCTTATTCTTGCTTGTGGTGGCAGCTAAAACAACTTCTGAACCTTGCTTGCCTGGATAAGCTCTTACAATCTTGCAATGCCTGCTACTGATGGTGATGGCAGgttgttttctgaattttagaaTCACTGAGACTCATCAGTCGTTGGAGGTACCTTGGTGATGGCATTTGGGGTTTGCATGCTGCGCTTTCCTTCTCCATGCACATGTGtgttctttttacttttgtttcatatttactaagtctttttcctgtctttaatTGCTTATGGCTCATTTCTCTGGGACGTGGTAGGCCCTGTAGTTAAATGAATAGTGCAATTCAGCAGGTTATATAGATGGCAGGCCTAAAAACTAGAAGCAGGGGTTGGCTTTTGGCATGCCTATGGCAGTGCCAGTTACACATTCTGTGTTTTCTCTAGTTTATCTGAGAAGACACTGAAGCATATTACACAAGTATCTTCCAATAGCAGTTTTCCCTGGGAAAGGAGCTGACAGCAGACTGGG includes the following:
- the LOC126052499 gene encoding mitogen-activated protein kinase 14 isoform X3, translated to MSQERPKFYRQELNKTVWEVPERYQNLSPVGSGAYGSVCSAFDTKTGLRVAVKKLSRPFQSIIHAKRTYRELRLLKHMKHENVIGLLDVFTPAKSLEEFNDVYLVTHLMGADLNNIVKCQKLTDDHVQFLIYQILRGLKYIHSADIIHRDLKPSNLAVNEDCELKILDFGLARHTDDEMTGYVATRWYRAPEIMLNWMHYNQTVDIWSVGCIMAELLTGRTLFPGTDHIDQLKLILRLVGTPGPELLKKISSESPLTRHLRY
- the LOC126052499 gene encoding mitogen-activated protein kinase 14 isoform X2; the protein is MSQERPKFYRQELNKTVWEVPERYQNLSPVGSGAYGSVCSAFDTKTGLRVAVKKLSRPFQSIIHAKRTYRELRLLKHMKHENVIGLLDVFTPAKSLEEFNDVYLVTHLMGADLNNIVKCQKLTDDHVQFLIYQILRGLKYIHSADIIHRDLKPSNLAVNEDCELKILDFGLARHTDDEMTGYVATRWYRAPEIMLNWMHYNQTVDIWSVGCIMAELLTGRTLFPGTDHINQLQQIMRLTGTPPAYLINRMPSHEARNYIQSLSYMPKMNFENVFIGANPLAVDLLEKMLVLDTDKRITAAEALAHAYFAQYHDPDDEPVADPYDQSFESRELEIEEWKSLTYDEVISFVPPPLDQEEMES
- the LOC126052499 gene encoding mitogen-activated protein kinase 14 isoform X1 — protein: MSQERPKFYRQELNKTVWEVPERYQNLSPVGSGAYGSVCSAFDTKTGLRVAVKKLSRPFQSIIHAKRTYRELRLLKHMKHENVIGLLDVFTPAKSLEEFNDVYLVTHLMGADLNNIVKCQKLTDDHVQFLIYQILRGLKYIHSADIIHRDLKPSNLAVNEDCELKILDFGLARHTDDEMTGYVATRWYRAPEIMLNWMHYNQTVDIWSVGCIMAELLTGRTLFPGTDHIDQLKLILRLVGTPGPELLKKISSESARNYIQSLSYMPKMNFENVFIGANPLAVDLLEKMLVLDTDKRITAAEALAHAYFAQYHDPDDEPVADPYDQSFESRELEIEEWKSLTYDEVISFVPPPLDQEEMES